Proteins encoded by one window of Desulfovibrio inopinatus DSM 10711:
- a CDS encoding Crp/Fnr family transcriptional regulator: MQSVHKELAQELLAAVARRFRQGQAGISEAVIQPRTSIILQKESPEFVYIILHGSMKIHLNTPKGNEFLVAIEGPGVLFGEVEALTGEAATCSVTALMESKVAKISLQAYPNWLNEDHAFALLVNRIITYRLQIMTKRAATHLSYPMEYSVLKLLKMMAEERSSLRLHVSKEDIANYLGTSVRSINRILKDLCSKHVISPAQKIEIITMEGLENVMRQYDA; the protein is encoded by the coding sequence ATGCAATCCGTGCACAAGGAACTCGCCCAAGAATTGTTAGCAGCGGTAGCGCGTAGGTTTCGACAAGGTCAGGCTGGAATATCAGAAGCCGTCATACAACCAAGGACATCAATCATTCTTCAGAAAGAGTCTCCCGAATTTGTTTACATCATCCTTCACGGCAGCATGAAAATCCATCTCAACACCCCAAAAGGAAACGAATTTCTTGTTGCCATTGAGGGGCCAGGCGTTCTCTTCGGGGAAGTTGAAGCATTGACCGGGGAAGCAGCGACCTGCTCTGTCACAGCGTTAATGGAAAGTAAGGTGGCAAAAATTTCTCTGCAGGCGTACCCAAATTGGCTCAATGAGGACCATGCCTTTGCGCTGTTAGTGAATCGAATCATTACATATCGCCTCCAAATCATGACAAAGAGAGCTGCAACTCACCTTTCCTACCCTATGGAATATTCTGTGCTCAAGTTGCTGAAAATGATGGCGGAAGAACGCTCTTCACTCAGATTGCATGTATCCAAAGAGGATATTGCCAATTACCTGGGAACGAGTGTGAGAAGCATCAATCGAATTTTGAAAGACCTGTGTAGCAAGCACGTCATCTCACCCGCTCAAAAAATTGAGATTATAACGATGGAGGGTCTTGAAAACGTCATGCGCCAATACGACGCATAA
- a CDS encoding chloramphenicol acetyltransferase, whose product MKIIDMSTWERKSHFSFFSGIDLPHFSVCFDLDVTTARGFAKEHGVKIFSLMLFLASYAANQIPEMKTRIRDGQVVEHDCVHPAFTIMGKNNVFNFCRARFNRDSRIFFQEVDENTEINKQAEELILGDFGQDDEVYMTSLPWIKFTSVQHPALLNNNDSVPRLTWGRFTQDGNQWVTPFSFQVHHGLADGYHAGLFADILQTILNSPEEYVSGSNAEAEK is encoded by the coding sequence ATGAAAATTATCGACATGAGTACGTGGGAAAGAAAAAGTCATTTCTCTTTTTTCTCCGGAATAGACTTGCCGCATTTCAGCGTCTGTTTTGATCTGGACGTGACGACCGCGCGCGGCTTTGCAAAAGAACATGGGGTGAAGATTTTCAGTTTGATGCTGTTTCTCGCATCGTACGCCGCCAATCAGATTCCTGAGATGAAAACCCGAATTCGAGATGGGCAAGTGGTGGAACATGATTGTGTTCACCCTGCATTCACCATAATGGGAAAGAATAATGTCTTCAACTTCTGTCGAGCTCGTTTCAATCGTGATAGTCGGATTTTTTTTCAGGAAGTCGATGAAAACACTGAAATAAATAAGCAAGCAGAGGAGCTTATTCTTGGCGACTTCGGACAAGATGACGAGGTCTACATGACCTCTTTGCCCTGGATTAAATTTACGAGCGTTCAGCACCCGGCTCTCTTGAATAACAATGACTCGGTACCACGACTAACTTGGGGGCGCTTCACTCAAGATGGTAATCAGTGGGTGACGCCGTTCTCGTTTCAGGTCCATCATGGTCTTGCGGACGGGTATCATGCTGGATTGTTCGCCGACATACTGCAGACGATACTTAACAGTCCCGAAGAGTATGTCAGTGGAAGCAACGCAGAGGCGGAAAAATAG
- a CDS encoding HD domain-containing protein has product MSESNKEDWVYNLLDFLRRAEALKSTLRTTWTQSGRQESTAEHSWRLCLFAMLISKAYPDLDALKILQLCIVHDLGEAIHGDIPAPEQTGPKDEQEREDLKDLVRPLPEEQRHELLCLWEEYEYAQSPEARLVKALDKLETLLQHVQGTNPSRSVDYIFNLGYGVRYTELDEFIKELRSAVDRETECCLHSRSCQGD; this is encoded by the coding sequence ATGTCAGAGAGTAATAAGGAAGATTGGGTTTATAATCTCCTGGATTTCCTGCGCAGAGCGGAGGCATTAAAAAGTACTCTGCGAACGACATGGACGCAGTCTGGAAGGCAAGAAAGTACGGCAGAGCACAGTTGGAGACTGTGTCTTTTTGCGATGCTTATAAGCAAGGCATATCCTGATTTGGATGCTTTGAAAATTTTACAGCTTTGTATCGTTCATGACCTCGGTGAAGCCATCCATGGCGATATTCCTGCCCCGGAACAGACCGGTCCAAAAGATGAACAAGAACGTGAAGATTTGAAAGACTTGGTCCGTCCGCTCCCAGAAGAGCAACGCCATGAACTCCTTTGTCTTTGGGAGGAGTATGAATATGCTCAATCTCCGGAAGCGCGTCTTGTGAAGGCATTGGATAAGCTTGAAACCCTTTTGCAACATGTCCAAGGAACCAATCCTTCTCGTTCCGTTGATTACATTTTTAACTTAGGCTATGGGGTCCGCTATACGGAACTGGATGAATTTATAAAAGAACTTCGCTCCGCAGTAGATCGAGAGACAGAGTGTTGTTTGCATTCTCGAAGTTGTCAGGGCGATTGA
- a CDS encoding penicillin-binding protein activator: MRWVGRRENITVFRGVVAICAVLLLFGCTMMVPKPGTSSKATGPSPASQLNEEASRAWNNGDYAQSEILYSKLVSMAGLSASQRNQGFERMVKSAYFLERYEAVLKGLDRWKNFNPDIWRQPVWLLLHAKSLEAMGRGQSFEAESYLSEVLTRNDVPADTAAIAAVELFSLFAKGKNPAGAVTVVRDAYTRMPTTEDKVRMEAWLARTLDGLDSSAFSSLETMVNEQSRFEFPQALIAFEQARRLARDYPEKRGELRQYAQLLASQGNIADRTLFIKILDGGVANLPFYGLEKPKAMAGAKKHGALKTAVILPLGGAFRELGGKVQAGVAAAEKVLQQNGTPVQVTIIDSTAPDFNQTLASLDPTIHVVGGPMHKQTFGDLVKAGALSGRVPLCFLPSLADVTEGSQAWRFFGSPEDEVAALAELAVKDYRLTRLAVLRPSDRYGTTMADLFVKAVRSRGGEVVMTGSYDPNNPASWRSVVENMVGENGQTNYDAVFVPDAWDRIDGIVPYFFYFNANHLLFLGPRLWSQALTRAAVAKRPIDVNHYRLAVFPGAYNPQSNTMESAALKSAYMEQTGGEPDFWVALGYDYLRFAVALGDIDPMSPRDRINARLAETASHFQWTMAPLQYDTSGLASQQMFLFRPSVEGMKEINKDGFYRRLETIRGQGAFPAGNLDMSTRQSAPEYSGGGNGVSVVASPPASGAMEHGAAPPVSTSLPATSSTPAMVNEPPAVNEPPTMSTGSQGTDGY; encoded by the coding sequence ATGCGTTGGGTTGGCCGACGTGAGAATATAACGGTCTTTCGAGGCGTTGTGGCGATATGTGCCGTGTTGTTATTGTTCGGGTGTACGATGATGGTACCGAAACCGGGAACCTCGTCTAAGGCAACCGGGCCGTCACCGGCATCGCAGCTCAATGAAGAAGCCTCGCGAGCATGGAATAATGGAGACTATGCACAAAGTGAAATTCTCTATTCCAAGCTTGTGAGTATGGCGGGACTCAGTGCGTCCCAACGTAATCAGGGCTTTGAACGCATGGTAAAAAGCGCGTACTTCCTTGAGCGCTATGAGGCTGTGTTAAAGGGCCTTGATCGTTGGAAGAATTTCAATCCAGATATTTGGAGACAACCCGTCTGGTTACTTTTGCACGCAAAGTCGTTGGAAGCAATGGGCCGTGGCCAATCGTTTGAGGCGGAGTCGTATCTTTCCGAGGTGTTGACCCGCAACGATGTACCTGCGGATACGGCGGCGATAGCGGCCGTTGAGCTTTTTTCTCTGTTTGCCAAAGGAAAAAATCCTGCCGGAGCTGTAACGGTTGTTCGTGATGCCTATACTCGTATGCCTACGACAGAAGACAAAGTGCGCATGGAGGCATGGCTGGCTCGTACTCTTGATGGTTTGGACAGTTCGGCGTTTTCTTCATTGGAAACAATGGTGAATGAACAGAGTCGATTTGAGTTTCCTCAAGCGCTTATTGCTTTTGAACAAGCCAGACGTCTGGCGCGTGATTATCCGGAGAAGCGTGGCGAGTTGCGCCAGTATGCACAACTTCTTGCATCGCAAGGAAACATTGCCGACCGAACGCTCTTTATCAAAATTCTCGACGGTGGTGTTGCGAACCTGCCATTTTATGGCTTGGAAAAACCCAAAGCCATGGCTGGGGCGAAAAAACACGGTGCGCTCAAAACAGCTGTAATTCTCCCGCTTGGTGGTGCATTTCGTGAACTTGGCGGAAAAGTGCAGGCCGGTGTCGCCGCCGCGGAAAAAGTGTTACAGCAGAACGGTACTCCGGTTCAGGTGACGATCATTGATTCGACGGCTCCGGATTTTAACCAGACCTTGGCCAGCCTTGACCCAACCATTCATGTTGTTGGTGGCCCTATGCACAAGCAAACATTCGGTGATCTCGTGAAAGCCGGTGCGTTGTCCGGTCGTGTTCCGCTGTGTTTTTTGCCCTCTTTGGCCGACGTGACTGAAGGAAGCCAGGCGTGGCGTTTTTTTGGCAGCCCGGAAGATGAGGTCGCTGCGCTGGCTGAACTTGCTGTGAAGGACTACAGATTAACGAGACTTGCCGTGTTACGGCCGAGTGATCGATACGGCACGACAATGGCTGACTTGTTCGTCAAAGCCGTGCGTTCGCGTGGTGGGGAAGTGGTGATGACCGGTTCGTATGATCCGAACAACCCAGCCTCCTGGCGGTCCGTTGTCGAAAATATGGTCGGCGAAAATGGTCAAACGAATTATGACGCCGTGTTCGTGCCCGATGCATGGGATCGTATCGATGGGATTGTTCCGTATTTCTTTTATTTCAACGCGAACCACTTGCTCTTTCTTGGACCGCGTTTGTGGAGTCAGGCGCTGACCCGTGCGGCCGTCGCGAAACGTCCTATCGACGTGAATCATTACCGACTCGCTGTGTTTCCTGGAGCGTATAATCCGCAATCCAACACTATGGAGAGTGCAGCCCTTAAGTCGGCGTATATGGAACAGACCGGCGGAGAACCCGATTTTTGGGTGGCGCTCGGATATGACTATTTACGTTTTGCTGTAGCATTGGGGGATATTGATCCGATGTCGCCGCGAGATCGGATCAATGCGCGACTTGCCGAAACCGCGAGTCATTTTCAATGGACGATGGCCCCTTTGCAGTACGATACTTCCGGCTTGGCAAGTCAGCAGATGTTTCTCTTCCGTCCTTCGGTAGAAGGGATGAAAGAGATCAATAAAGATGGTTTTTACAGACGCTTGGAAACGATTCGAGGACAAGGCGCCTTTCCGGCCGGTAACCTCGACATGAGCACGAGGCAGTCCGCCCCGGAATATAGTGGAGGTGGCAATGGAGTCAGTGTTGTTGCATCGCCGCCAGCGTCCGGAGCGATGGAGCATGGTGCAGCGCCTCCGGTCTCGACGTCGCTACCGGCAACATCCTCCACACCGGCCATGGTCAATGAACCTCCCGCTGTGAATGAACCACCGACGATGTCGACCGGATCGCAAGGGACGGATGGGTACTAA
- the gatC gene encoding Asp-tRNA(Asn)/Glu-tRNA(Gln) amidotransferase subunit GatC, which yields MNISKDEAAKVAKLARLRLDDDKLALFAGQMDDILGHMAVLNELDTENVDPLYSPVAHSTPYRKDEAFKTTERSDVLANAPEDDGQFFIVPRIV from the coding sequence ATGAATATCAGCAAGGACGAAGCCGCCAAAGTGGCCAAATTAGCCCGGTTGCGCCTCGATGATGACAAGCTTGCACTGTTTGCCGGCCAGATGGATGATATCCTTGGCCATATGGCTGTCTTGAACGAGCTCGACACGGAGAATGTCGATCCGTTGTATAGTCCGGTGGCCCATTCGACGCCGTATCGTAAAGATGAGGCGTTCAAGACGACAGAGCGGAGTGACGTTCTGGCGAACGCACCGGAAGATGACGGTCAGTTTTTTATTGTTCCTCGAATTGTCTAA
- the gatA gene encoding Asp-tRNA(Asn)/Glu-tRNA(Gln) amidotransferase subunit GatA — translation MSDLTSLTLTQVRDKLAAKDVSATETTTTCIDRIAATEPSIKALLHYDPQNALDQAKALDAAGRKPEQTLFGVPLVIKDAICVKDAPTTCASKILERFVPFYDAFVIERLKSRGAVILGKANMDEFAMGSSTENSAFAVTRNPWDLERVPGGSSGGSAASVAAGQCFAALGTDTGGSIRQPASFCGVVGLKPTYGRVSRYGLVAYGSSLDQIGPLTRTPADAAAVLTAIAGHDPRDSTCSPSESSDYESELAKATDLKGVRLGVPEEYWGEGVDDEVRSACQSAIDSAAELGAEIVPVSMPHTKYAVATYYVLAMAEASSNLARFDGVRYGYRDPNAEELIDMYETSRTTGFGDEVKRRIMLGTYVLSAGYYDAYYRKAARVRRLIRQDYLDAFERCDILVGPVSPFTAFKVDEKTADPLQMYLSDIFTLSLNLAGLPGLSLPVGLGSVSSMPIGLQMIGPAFSESSLLCSAHVLAKAMPTMTNPSGLV, via the coding sequence ATGTCTGATCTCACTTCGTTGACCCTGACGCAGGTACGCGACAAATTGGCGGCAAAAGACGTGTCGGCCACGGAAACGACTACGACTTGTATTGATCGCATTGCAGCCACAGAGCCATCCATCAAAGCGCTCTTGCATTATGATCCGCAAAACGCCTTAGACCAGGCCAAAGCGCTTGATGCTGCAGGACGTAAACCGGAGCAAACCCTGTTCGGGGTACCTCTTGTCATCAAAGACGCTATTTGTGTGAAAGATGCGCCGACAACCTGTGCATCGAAAATTTTGGAACGATTCGTTCCATTCTATGATGCTTTTGTTATCGAACGCCTCAAAAGCCGCGGTGCGGTGATTTTGGGGAAAGCCAACATGGACGAGTTCGCCATGGGGTCGTCGACGGAAAATTCCGCATTCGCCGTCACCAGAAACCCTTGGGATTTGGAACGTGTTCCAGGTGGGTCGAGTGGTGGTTCTGCGGCGAGTGTGGCCGCGGGGCAGTGTTTTGCTGCCCTTGGAACTGATACCGGTGGATCCATCAGGCAACCGGCATCGTTTTGTGGGGTGGTTGGATTGAAACCGACCTATGGCCGCGTTTCTCGATATGGTCTTGTCGCCTATGGTTCGAGTTTGGATCAAATCGGTCCTCTGACTCGGACTCCGGCCGATGCCGCCGCCGTTTTGACTGCTATTGCCGGCCATGACCCGCGCGACAGCACGTGTTCGCCATCGGAGTCGTCCGATTATGAAAGTGAACTTGCTAAAGCCACCGACCTTAAAGGTGTTCGTTTGGGCGTTCCCGAAGAATATTGGGGAGAGGGGGTCGATGACGAAGTGCGATCGGCCTGCCAGTCTGCGATCGATAGTGCTGCCGAGCTTGGGGCCGAGATCGTACCGGTATCTATGCCGCATACGAAATATGCTGTGGCGACGTATTATGTCTTGGCCATGGCGGAAGCGAGTTCCAACCTCGCACGTTTTGATGGCGTTCGCTATGGATATCGTGATCCGAATGCCGAAGAACTCATTGATATGTATGAAACGTCACGGACAACCGGTTTCGGCGATGAAGTGAAACGTCGTATCATGCTTGGGACATATGTTCTTTCTGCCGGCTATTACGATGCATACTATCGCAAGGCCGCTCGGGTTCGGCGTCTTATCCGACAGGACTATCTCGACGCATTTGAACGGTGCGATATCCTTGTTGGTCCGGTTTCACCGTTTACAGCGTTTAAGGTTGATGAAAAAACCGCTGACCCGTTGCAAATGTATTTGAGTGACATTTTTACGCTGTCCCTCAACCTGGCAGGCCTTCCGGGGCTGTCATTGCCTGTGGGGCTGGGGAGTGTCTCTTCGATGCCTATCGGCTTGCAGATGATTGGACCGGCTTTTTCCGAATCGTCTTTACTGTGTAGTGCGCATGTGCTGGCCAAGGCCATGCCGACAATGACGAATCCGTCCGGTTTGGTATAA
- a CDS encoding bacteriohemerythrin gives MTSSRWNDALAVGVPTIDSQHKHLFILIDTLRSVDSDDSEEIKKAIDELNTYAAMHFALEERLMDRFNYPYADNHLRAHATFISQVGEYDVECAFGSGPSRSEVVDYIEGWISNHIMTVDMQFGEYLQHLDVIETIQNEY, from the coding sequence ATGACTTCTTCCCGTTGGAACGATGCGCTAGCAGTAGGCGTACCGACAATCGATTCACAACACAAGCATCTCTTCATACTCATCGATACATTACGCAGTGTGGATTCCGATGACAGTGAAGAAATCAAAAAAGCAATAGATGAACTCAATACCTATGCCGCAATGCACTTTGCTCTTGAAGAACGGCTCATGGATCGCTTCAACTATCCATACGCTGACAATCACCTCCGTGCGCATGCAACATTTATCTCACAGGTCGGTGAATATGATGTGGAATGTGCCTTTGGCTCAGGGCCCTCACGCTCTGAAGTCGTCGACTATATCGAGGGGTGGATTTCAAATCATATCATGACGGTAGACATGCAGTTTGGTGAATACTTACAGCATCTTGATGTCATAGAAACAATCCAAAACGAATACTAA
- a CDS encoding tetratricopeptide repeat protein — MPDNTTQRRNVVTRTTTVMIAIAMLLIGGFLGFMVGTQYAPHANVAQMPPQQGQNHQAEIEQLESELASNPQDAARWVQLGNLYYDAGNPAKSIDAYTKALDIVPDNANVLVDRGVMKRQLGDSRAAVADFDAALRVDPSHKTALFNKGIVLLHDLREPEGAIASWEALLKVDPSATNPGGMPLAEMIVEIKKSLPQQTPAETSPQQDGTIPTMAQ; from the coding sequence ATGCCTGATAACACCACACAGCGTCGAAATGTCGTGACCAGAACCACAACCGTCATGATTGCCATCGCAATGCTTTTGATCGGCGGTTTTTTGGGATTTATGGTTGGAACACAGTATGCCCCGCATGCGAATGTTGCCCAGATGCCACCGCAGCAAGGTCAGAATCATCAAGCCGAAATTGAGCAACTTGAAAGCGAATTGGCGTCCAATCCCCAGGATGCGGCTCGCTGGGTACAGCTCGGTAACCTGTACTACGATGCAGGGAACCCCGCTAAATCTATTGATGCGTACACGAAGGCACTCGATATTGTTCCGGATAACGCCAATGTTCTTGTTGACCGTGGTGTCATGAAGAGACAGCTTGGTGATTCCAGAGCGGCTGTTGCCGACTTTGATGCTGCCTTACGTGTTGACCCGAGTCATAAAACAGCTCTTTTCAACAAGGGTATTGTCTTGCTGCATGATCTTCGTGAGCCCGAAGGAGCAATAGCGTCCTGGGAGGCACTCCTCAAGGTTGATCCCTCCGCGACCAATCCAGGTGGGATGCCGCTGGCTGAGATGATTGTAGAGATTAAAAAAAGTCTTCCTCAACAAACGCCTGCTGAAACATCCCCTCAACAAGACGGCACCATTCCAACAATGGCGCAATAA
- a CDS encoding protein kinase domain-containing protein, which produces MLRIDGYEILGRLGQGGEAVVYKVKAPVTGRLAALKLLKPNDFLVTLLGMDEIVRRFMIEVRLLGGLRHENLVEVFDFGRHDGNPYFVMNYFCNNLGDVIGESFRIEAPTRRLGVPRACHYVRQILDGLGRLHFEGIIHRDIKPQNILLTDQHGVRIIDFGLSKTQAGPQHETPDNLKIGTPFYTAPEQERNPESADVRSDLYAVGVMLYRMLTGELPYPDETSTFVEPSRKNTDLTEAFNVFLQKAVARSAANRFENALTMRKELDKVLEDWKSRVAGMCSLADEVLTPPSISESCSTEPIRSSPTKMDATTMQTQLNLDDLWRPHPKCKSCFTRSHDIVVDEQNHLIWQAGGSPYPVDFESAQAYIAELNDSQFGGFTDWRLPTLPELLTILTPLPTGLGLCRHDAFDTRQRRLWSTDRRTFISYWGVETELGFVMCADDTCQLSVRAVRSGMIPANNT; this is translated from the coding sequence ATGTTACGAATTGACGGATACGAGATCCTTGGCCGACTTGGTCAAGGAGGAGAAGCAGTTGTTTATAAAGTGAAAGCTCCGGTCACAGGCCGCTTAGCTGCTTTAAAACTCCTGAAACCAAATGATTTTCTTGTCACATTGCTCGGCATGGATGAAATCGTCAGGCGATTTATGATCGAAGTCCGTCTCCTTGGAGGACTTCGTCATGAAAACCTCGTCGAAGTCTTTGATTTTGGGAGGCACGATGGCAATCCGTACTTTGTCATGAATTACTTCTGCAATAACCTTGGGGACGTTATTGGCGAGTCTTTTCGAATCGAAGCCCCGACACGACGTCTCGGTGTTCCTCGGGCCTGTCACTATGTCCGACAGATACTTGATGGACTCGGGCGCCTCCATTTCGAGGGAATCATTCACCGGGACATCAAGCCACAGAATATCCTCCTCACCGATCAGCACGGAGTACGCATAATAGATTTCGGCCTGTCTAAAACGCAAGCAGGACCGCAGCATGAGACTCCTGACAATCTCAAAATCGGTACACCGTTTTATACAGCACCTGAACAAGAACGTAATCCCGAGTCCGCCGATGTCCGCTCGGACCTCTACGCCGTCGGTGTCATGCTCTATCGCATGCTCACCGGTGAATTACCGTATCCGGACGAGACCTCAACGTTTGTCGAACCAAGTCGGAAAAACACGGACCTCACAGAGGCTTTCAATGTGTTTCTCCAGAAAGCAGTGGCCAGATCAGCAGCCAATCGCTTTGAGAATGCACTCACCATGCGTAAGGAGCTTGACAAAGTCCTTGAGGATTGGAAATCGCGTGTTGCCGGTATGTGTAGCCTGGCTGACGAAGTGCTGACTCCACCTTCTATTTCCGAATCATGCTCAACGGAGCCAATACGCAGTTCTCCCACAAAAATGGACGCTACGACCATGCAAACCCAGCTCAATCTTGATGACCTGTGGCGCCCCCACCCCAAATGCAAGTCGTGCTTTACCCGATCGCACGATATTGTTGTTGACGAGCAAAATCATCTCATCTGGCAAGCCGGCGGTTCTCCCTACCCTGTAGATTTTGAATCAGCACAGGCCTATATTGCCGAGCTCAACGATTCCCAATTCGGTGGTTTTACGGATTGGCGTCTTCCCACACTTCCAGAATTACTCACAATTTTAACGCCACTTCCTACTGGGCTTGGCCTTTGTCGCCATGACGCCTTCGATACCCGTCAACGACGCCTTTGGAGTACGGATCGCCGTACTTTCATTTCTTATTGGGGTGTTGAAACGGAACTCGGCTTTGTCATGTGTGCCGATGATACATGCCAGCTTTCTGTTCGGGCTGTGCGGAGTGGAATGATTCCAGCGAATAATACATAG
- a CDS encoding metallophosphoesterase family protein — translation MQYAILSDIHANLEALNAVLDDIDKHATPVHGIICPGDMIGYGPDPDAVIARLCELDNVICTLGNHEEGVLSKKARAWFNSTSRQALDKTIAMLSPASLDFLKTLDDHLVLGDFRFVHGMPPKSLRTYLFECDDTMLHDIFSSYTERICFVGHTHMLEHVELLPDQTLVRRHLKEGIYFIDTISRSIINVGSVGQPRDGNSNAKYILFDIETYRLDIRSVTYDAHKTAEKILAANIPRQYADRLL, via the coding sequence ATGCAATACGCCATTCTTTCGGATATTCACGCGAACCTCGAAGCGCTAAATGCTGTTCTTGATGATATCGATAAGCATGCAACTCCGGTTCATGGCATTATTTGCCCCGGCGATATGATTGGATACGGTCCCGATCCTGACGCCGTCATTGCTCGTCTTTGTGAACTCGACAATGTCATCTGTACCTTGGGAAATCATGAGGAAGGTGTTCTCAGTAAAAAAGCCCGTGCCTGGTTCAATTCCACATCACGCCAAGCCTTGGACAAAACCATCGCAATGCTCTCTCCTGCATCGTTGGACTTTCTGAAAACACTCGATGACCACCTTGTGCTTGGCGATTTTCGTTTTGTTCACGGCATGCCCCCCAAGTCGCTCCGCACCTATCTTTTTGAATGCGATGATACGATGCTTCATGATATTTTTTCATCGTATACCGAACGCATTTGTTTTGTCGGACATACGCATATGCTTGAGCATGTCGAGCTTCTTCCCGATCAAACGCTTGTACGACGACATTTGAAAGAGGGTATCTACTTCATCGACACAATATCCCGTTCCATTATCAACGTCGGTAGTGTTGGACAGCCCAGAGACGGCAATAGCAACGCCAAATATATCCTCTTTGACATCGAAACATACCGCCTTGATATTCGCAGTGTTACCTATGATGCTCACAAGACGGCGGAAAAGATTCTTGCCGCAAACATTCCTCGACAATATGCGGATCGATTGCTTTAG
- a CDS encoding DVU0298 family protein, with the protein MARMRALRSKTRDILAAADWESRLSELLVLPAKTVLGPLFGALLDKEELVRWHAVTAFGVVVPPMADARMEDGRILMRRLMWNLNEESGNIGWGIPETFGEILACHEGLALEFHRILISYIQENACSSNYIDHCPLRQCAYWGIGRLAQARPELARHGQRDVIDGLQNDDAVTRGLCAWTVSLLGPVEDPDARGYLDALCNDQNAVRLYRNRCLEDTTVAQLAQEALKAIS; encoded by the coding sequence ATGGCAAGAATGCGTGCACTTCGTTCAAAAACTCGAGACATCCTCGCTGCAGCAGACTGGGAATCCCGACTGAGCGAATTGCTTGTCCTGCCAGCTAAAACAGTACTCGGCCCACTTTTTGGAGCGCTGCTCGATAAAGAAGAACTCGTTCGGTGGCATGCGGTGACGGCGTTTGGTGTTGTTGTCCCTCCTATGGCTGACGCGCGTATGGAGGACGGCCGCATTCTTATGCGAAGGCTCATGTGGAATCTCAATGAAGAATCCGGCAACATTGGTTGGGGAATTCCTGAAACGTTTGGGGAAATTTTGGCCTGTCATGAAGGACTTGCACTGGAATTTCATCGTATTCTCATCTCGTATATTCAGGAAAATGCCTGCTCAAGTAATTACATCGACCACTGTCCTCTTCGACAGTGTGCCTATTGGGGCATCGGTCGACTTGCTCAGGCTCGCCCGGAACTTGCTCGGCATGGTCAGCGTGACGTTATTGATGGTTTGCAAAATGATGATGCAGTGACACGTGGTCTCTGTGCATGGACCGTGAGTCTCCTTGGTCCTGTCGAAGATCCCGATGCACGAGGATATCTCGACGCACTGTGCAACGATCAGAACGCTGTTCGTCTCTATCGAAATCGTTGTCTTGAAGACACCACAGTCGCCCAACTTGCTCAGGAAGCCTTGAAGGCAATCTCATAG